In Thermoanaerobaculia bacterium, a single genomic region encodes these proteins:
- a CDS encoding 3-isopropylmalate dehydratase, with product MKPTTFEGRAWVIPVDDIDTDMIYHNAHLAVTEISEMGKFALGNLKGWEDFPSRARAGDILIFGQNFGCGSSRQHAVDCFKALGISVILAESFGAIYYRNAVNSGMPVLTTPGLPTGGTISTGETLRVDLEKGELFNITRNCGAGSACPASGVQLDIYHAGDLFDFGRNLSS from the coding sequence ATGAAACCCACTACCTTTGAAGGCCGAGCATGGGTAATTCCGGTTGACGATATTGATACCGATATGATTTACCATAATGCTCATCTTGCCGTAACGGAAATCAGTGAAATGGGTAAGTTTGCCCTGGGCAACCTGAAGGGCTGGGAAGACTTCCCGTCCAGGGCCCGGGCTGGAGATATTCTGATCTTTGGACAAAATTTCGGATGTGGTTCATCCCGCCAGCATGCAGTAGACTGTTTCAAAGCTCTGGGAATCTCTGTAATCCTGGCCGAATCCTTTGGAGCCATTTACTACCGGAATGCAGTCAACTCCGGCATGCCGGTTCTCACCACACCCGGCCTCCCCACCGGCGGGACGATCTCCACGGGCGAAACCCTGCGAGTAGATCTTGAAAAAGGAGAGCTATTTAATATTACCCGCAACTGCGGTGCAGGTTCCGCCTGCCCCGCATCGGGAGTCCAGCTCGACATTT